The Zingiber officinale cultivar Zhangliang chromosome 9A, Zo_v1.1, whole genome shotgun sequence genome window below encodes:
- the LOC122020530 gene encoding heavy metal-associated isoprenylated plant protein 32-like, with protein MSKEANKFLKIQACVLKVNNICCDGCQKKVRRVLLRTEGVYEVTIDGEKRKVTVTGTADPATLIRKLNKAGKHAELWHAKGGGQQKLTDMLQGHKLDHAKGQQKGGGGGGGGGGKEKKSQKQTQEMGKGFKDLKFPDLKLPFKKDDNRKVKFDLPSQEEVDDGSDYDSDDDDDWEEFDDEDLDDMHDEFGGDGMLGGPKAMNPNLKNFNQFNGKENKAASHKKGGGGKGVNLVQVINKAMGSKNGGDGKQNQASGGGKKGHGTHESKNGGGSNKNAKGGNQGNHGHPSSHGANKHVDGSNSHGFPAGGMPPGYFQPGTMPPEMMMAGGNPYQQQQYLQALMQQQQQQQRMMMMGGAERPAFSPAQLGYGYGRPVYMPQMQPYPQEVPYNMFSDENPNSCSVM; from the exons ATGAGTAAAGAAGCCAACAAGTTCCTAAAGATCCAG GCTTGTGTTCTGAAGGTGAATAATATCTGCTGCGATGGCTGCCAGAAAAAAGTAAGAAGAGTGCTTCTCAGAACTGAGG GGGTGTACGAAGTGACAATAGATGGAGAGAAGAGGAAGGTTACAGTTACAGGGACTGCGGATCCGGCCACCCTCATCAGAAAGCTTAACAAGGCTGGCAAACACGCTGAGCTTTGGCATGCAAAGGGAGGAGGCCAGCAGAAACTTACCGATATGCTTCAGGGGCACAAGCTTGACCATGCCAAAGGACAGCAaaagggcggcggcggcggcggcggcggcggtggcaAGGAGAAGAAGTCACAGAAGCAGACTCAGGAGATGGGGAAAGGGTTTAAAGATCTGAAATTTCCCGACCTCAAGCTGCCTTTCAAGAAGGATGACAACAGGAAGGTCAAGTTCGATCTGCCTTCCCAGGAAGAGGTGGATGATGGGAGCGACTACGACAGCGACGACGATGATGACTGGGAGGAGTTTGACGACGAGGACTTAGACGACATGCATGATGAGTTTGGCGGCGATGGCATGCTTGGTGGCCCTAAGGCGATGAACCCCAACCTGAAGAACTTTAACCAGTTTAATGGGAAAGAGAACAAGGCAGCAAGTCATAAGAAAGGTGGTGGTGGTAAGGGAGTCAATCTAGTTCAAGTGATCAATAAGGCTATGGGAAGCAAAAATGGTGGTGACGGAAAGCAAAATCAAGCCAGTGGTGGCGGTAAAAAGGGCCATGGAACTCATGAGAGTAAGAATGGAGGAGGAAGCAACAAGAACGCCAAGGGTGGAAATCAGGGTAACCATGGCCACCCTTCGTCCCATGGAGCTAACAAACATGTTGATGGGAGCAACAGTCATGGTTTTCCGGCAGGTGGCATGCCGCCGGGCTACTTCCAGCCCGGAACGATGCCGCCGGAGATGATGATGGCAGGTGGAAACCCGTACCAACAGCAGCAATACTTGCAAGCACtaatgcagcagcagcagcagcaacagaggatgatgatgatgggtGGGGCAGAACGGCCGGCTTTCTCACCAGCACAGCTGGGCTACGGCTATGGCCGGCCGGTCTACATGCCGCAGATGCAGCCGTACCCCCAGGAGGTGCCATACAACATGTTCAGCGATGAGAATCCTAACAGCTGCTCAGTCATGTGA